One Methylocapsa sp. D3K7 DNA window includes the following coding sequences:
- a CDS encoding metalloregulator ArsR/SmtB family transcription factor, producing the protein MQANACAAAAFLKVLANDRRLMILCELLKGERTVGELEEIVDLSQSALSQHLARLRRSHLVKTRRESQTIHYSIADPGVTKVIGALYDLYCGPESGRDSKRKRK; encoded by the coding sequence ATGCAGGCCAACGCATGTGCGGCGGCTGCTTTTCTGAAAGTTCTCGCCAATGACCGGCGGTTGATGATTCTGTGCGAACTTTTGAAGGGCGAGCGGACGGTTGGCGAACTCGAGGAGATCGTGGATCTCAGCCAATCGGCTTTGTCGCAGCACCTTGCGAGATTGCGTCGCAGCCATCTTGTGAAAACCAGGCGCGAGTCGCAGACGATTCATTATTCAATAGCGGACCCTGGCGTGACAAAGGTCATCGGGGCTCTCTACGACCTCTATTGCGGCCCAGAAAGCGGCCGCGACTCAAAAAGGAAACGGAAATGA
- a CDS encoding carboxymuconolactone decarboxylase family protein, with protein sequence MNKNWLGITTEMSAAVKELHAGTPNVMKGFSALARAALEPKALDIKTKELIALAISVATRCDPCIAFHAQSAVKQGASRDEVMEAMGIAIYMGAGPSVMYAAQAVEAYDQFRIPVPVD encoded by the coding sequence ATGAATAAGAACTGGCTTGGTATCACGACGGAGATGTCGGCGGCGGTCAAGGAACTCCATGCCGGAACACCAAATGTGATGAAAGGGTTTTCGGCCCTCGCGCGGGCGGCATTGGAACCGAAGGCGCTTGATATCAAAACCAAGGAATTGATTGCCCTTGCTATTTCTGTGGCAACCAGATGCGACCCTTGTATCGCATTCCATGCACAGTCCGCGGTAAAACAAGGAGCTTCCCGTGACGAAGTCATGGAGGCCATGGGAATAGCGATCTATATGGGCGCTGGTCCTTCGGTCATGTATGCCGCGCAAGCGGTTGAGGCGTACGACCAATTCAGGATCCCAGTGCCTGTCGACTAA
- a CDS encoding efflux RND transporter periplasmic adaptor subunit, whose translation MPRSPSTITILNVTGALFLLNAGVSAGFAAEQTVRLRAVDDRKAVIATVEPVRQLVARARIEGTITSLTVKEGSWVNANEHIAVVADQKLLLQMQALQSRIQAQQANRDQAQINFDRVQKLRAANVSSQAQVDQTKTSLDVAQRTLQALLSDRQVIEEQVSQGAVLAPGTGRVLKVPVSEGTVVMPGETIVTIAINNYILRLQLPERHAQFMKTGDTILIGARGLQVQQQETLRRGHVVLVYPAIEQGRVIADVEVESLGDYFVGERTRVYIATGTREALVVPEDAVYRRFGVSYVKLKDGTEVVVQVGLPVEGGLEILAGLHEGDVVITP comes from the coding sequence GTGCCCCGCAGCCCTTCCACCATCACCATTTTAAACGTGACCGGCGCTTTGTTCTTGCTGAACGCCGGCGTGTCGGCCGGTTTCGCGGCAGAGCAAACCGTACGGCTACGGGCGGTTGATGATCGAAAGGCTGTAATCGCTACTGTCGAGCCGGTACGTCAATTGGTCGCACGAGCCCGGATCGAAGGAACGATCACCTCGCTCACAGTCAAGGAGGGTTCTTGGGTCAACGCAAACGAACATATCGCCGTGGTCGCGGACCAAAAGCTGCTGTTGCAAATGCAAGCCCTTCAATCGCGCATCCAGGCTCAACAAGCCAATCGAGATCAGGCGCAGATCAATTTCGATCGTGTTCAGAAGCTGCGGGCCGCAAACGTTTCGTCGCAGGCCCAAGTGGACCAGACGAAGACGAGTCTCGATGTCGCCCAACGCACCCTTCAGGCGCTGTTGTCGGACCGGCAAGTCATCGAAGAGCAAGTATCGCAAGGTGCCGTCCTTGCGCCAGGGACGGGGCGAGTGCTCAAGGTGCCGGTTTCCGAAGGCACCGTTGTCATGCCCGGAGAGACGATCGTTACAATCGCGATCAACAATTACATTTTGCGATTACAACTTCCCGAGCGGCATGCCCAGTTTATGAAGACAGGCGACACGATTTTGATCGGAGCACGGGGACTTCAGGTGCAACAGCAGGAGACGCTACGACGCGGTCATGTCGTTCTGGTCTATCCAGCGATCGAACAAGGCCGGGTCATCGCGGATGTCGAGGTCGAGAGCCTTGGAGATTACTTCGTCGGCGAGCGTACCCGTGTCTACATCGCCACCGGAACGCGCGAGGCGCTCGTTGTCCCAGAAGACGCTGTCTATCGAAGGTTCGGGGTGAGCTATGTGAAATTGAAGGATGGTACGGAAGTCGTTGTGCAAGTCGGTCTGCCCGTTGAAGGCGGTCTTGAAATCCTAGCTGGGCTTCACGAAGGCGACGTGGTGATCACACCATGA
- a CDS encoding FAD/NAD(P)-binding oxidoreductase, translating into MTEIVVLGAGIGGISMAYELRALIGRKANITLLSDSEWFHFVPSNPWVAVNWRKPEDIKVHLPNICKKLKIGFDATGAKHVLPGENAIELNDGRRLTYDYLVIATGPALAFDEIEGLGPEQNTVSICHVDHAKESAEKWERFCKNPGPIVIGAVQGASCFGPAYEFALIVNADLRKRKIRDRVPITFVTSEPYIGHLGLGGVGDTKGVLESAFRDRDIKWVTNAKLDRANAESVDVTEVGEDGQPKRQHSFPSKFTMFIPGFRGVSCMMGEDGKGLAGLANPRGFILVDKCQRNPTFKNIFAVGVGIAIPPFEPTPVPVGVPKTGYMIESMVAAVAENIRDLIAGKQPRSEATWNAVCLADFGNSGVAFVAVPQIPPRNINWTGEGYWVHLAKVAFEKYFLRKVRKGLAEPFYERLIMKAIGVNRLCPEPPPASSAE; encoded by the coding sequence ATGACTGAGATTGTCGTATTAGGCGCAGGAATCGGGGGAATATCAATGGCCTATGAGCTACGCGCGCTCATCGGTCGCAAGGCCAATATTACGCTTCTGTCGGATTCGGAGTGGTTTCACTTTGTGCCGTCCAACCCATGGGTGGCGGTCAATTGGCGGAAGCCGGAAGACATCAAGGTTCATCTTCCCAACATCTGCAAAAAGTTGAAAATTGGCTTCGACGCCACCGGGGCAAAGCATGTGCTGCCGGGAGAAAATGCAATCGAACTCAACGATGGCCGCCGCCTGACTTACGATTATCTCGTCATCGCCACTGGTCCGGCGCTGGCATTCGACGAAATCGAGGGGCTTGGCCCGGAGCAAAACACTGTTTCGATTTGCCATGTTGATCACGCAAAGGAAAGCGCCGAGAAATGGGAGCGTTTTTGCAAGAACCCAGGCCCGATCGTCATCGGCGCCGTCCAGGGCGCATCCTGCTTTGGGCCGGCCTATGAATTTGCGCTTATCGTCAATGCGGATCTTCGCAAGCGAAAAATACGGGACCGCGTGCCAATCACCTTTGTTACGTCCGAGCCCTATATCGGCCATCTTGGCCTCGGGGGCGTCGGAGATACCAAGGGCGTTCTCGAATCGGCGTTTCGTGACCGCGATATCAAATGGGTCACCAACGCAAAACTCGACCGTGCCAACGCTGAGTCCGTAGACGTCACAGAGGTGGGGGAAGATGGACAGCCGAAGCGGCAGCATAGTTTCCCTTCCAAATTCACGATGTTCATCCCAGGGTTTCGCGGGGTCTCCTGCATGATGGGAGAGGACGGAAAGGGTCTCGCCGGTCTCGCCAATCCGCGCGGCTTTATCCTCGTCGACAAATGCCAGCGCAATCCGACTTTCAAGAACATCTTTGCGGTCGGCGTTGGCATCGCCATTCCACCCTTCGAGCCGACTCCTGTCCCAGTCGGCGTTCCGAAAACCGGATATATGATCGAATCGATGGTCGCCGCCGTCGCCGAAAACATTCGCGACCTGATCGCTGGCAAGCAGCCGCGCAGCGAAGCGACTTGGAACGCCGTCTGCCTCGCCGACTTTGGCAACAGCGGTGTGGCTTTTGTCGCCGTGCCGCAAATCCCGCCGCGCAATATCAACTGGACGGGCGAAGGGTACTGGGTCCATTTGGCGAAAGTCGCTTTCGAGAAATATTTTCTGCGCAAGGTCCGCAAGGGCTTGGCGGAGCCGTTTTACGAACGCCTGATTATGAAGGCTATCGGCGTCAACCGGCTGTGCCCCGAACCGCCACCGGCGTCCAGCGCCGAGTGA
- a CDS encoding DUF2892 domain-containing protein, translating to MTIDRAVMVFAGCMILLSLALSQLHSAYWLLLTAAVGIQLIQSAFTGFCPAAMLFKRLGLRPGNAFC from the coding sequence ATGACGATCGATCGCGCGGTTATGGTGTTTGCAGGATGCATGATCCTCTTGAGCTTGGCATTGAGCCAGCTCCATAGCGCTTACTGGCTGCTTCTCACGGCCGCCGTGGGGATTCAACTGATACAGTCGGCGTTCACCGGCTTTTGCCCGGCCGCTATGCTTTTCAAGCGACTTGGGTTGCGGCCGGGCAACGCGTTTTGCTGA